One segment of Agrococcus sp. ProA11 DNA contains the following:
- the uppS gene encoding polyprenyl diphosphate synthase has product MRLRSAPGSRLVYRYYERRLRHELERAPVPRHIAMIIDGNRRWAREQKHATVGHGHRAGAVKLRQFVDWCASVDVEVVTLYLLSRDNLTGRASAELGELCEIIADLADDLSRQPGRRIRHVGDVEGLPAQLVSSLQAAAARSADNDGLHVNLAVGYGGRHELVEAVRRILANADTSSPAELAERLTPELIAEHLWTAGQPDPDLVIRTSGEQRLSDFMLWQSAHSEFYFVEAMGPDLREVDFLRAVRAYGLRERRYGR; this is encoded by the coding sequence GTGCGACTGCGCAGCGCCCCGGGATCACGGCTGGTCTACCGCTACTACGAGCGGCGGCTCCGGCACGAGCTCGAGCGCGCTCCCGTGCCGCGCCACATCGCCATGATCATCGACGGCAACCGCCGCTGGGCGCGGGAGCAGAAGCACGCGACGGTCGGCCACGGGCACCGGGCGGGCGCGGTGAAGCTGCGCCAGTTCGTCGACTGGTGCGCGAGCGTCGATGTGGAGGTCGTCACGCTCTACCTGCTGTCGCGCGACAACCTCACCGGGCGCGCGTCGGCCGAGCTCGGCGAGCTGTGCGAGATCATCGCCGACCTCGCCGATGACCTGTCGCGGCAGCCGGGCCGACGCATCCGCCACGTCGGCGACGTGGAGGGCCTGCCCGCGCAGCTGGTCTCGTCGCTGCAGGCCGCAGCGGCGCGCTCGGCAGACAACGACGGGCTGCACGTCAACCTGGCCGTCGGCTACGGCGGCCGCCACGAGCTGGTCGAAGCGGTGCGGCGGATCCTCGCGAATGCGGACACATCGAGCCCTGCAGAGCTCGCCGAGCGCCTCACGCCCGAGCTGATCGCCGAGCACCTGTGGACGGCCGGCCAGCCCGATCCCGATCTGGTGATCCGCACCTCGGGCGAGCAGCGGCTGAGCGACTTCATGCTGTGGCAGAGCGCGCACAGCGAGTTCTACTTCGTCGAGGCCATGGGACCGGACCTGCGCGAGGTGGACTTCCTGCGCGCGGTGCGCGCCTACGGCCTGCGCGAGCGCCGCTACGGCAGATGA
- a CDS encoding hemolysin III family protein, translating into MAAASREPQGAPQHGESHDLVDEVMDGAADAHLPFIEAAGDAIAEAEIEGKPTWRGWIHAGTAPLALVAGIVLVVLANGATATWSTAVFAMSGVLMFGVSAVYHRFTWSERTRVMLKRFDHANIFLLIAGSYTPIALLTLASPADWILLTVIWSGALLGIAFRIFWLSAPRWLYVPIYLALGWAAVAFLGDIWAANAATAALVIAGGLAYTVGAIFYGTKKPNPVPGHFGFHELFHICTVIAFFCHWTAILLVALAPPA; encoded by the coding sequence ATGGCAGCAGCATCCCGCGAACCCCAGGGCGCCCCTCAGCACGGCGAGTCGCACGACCTCGTCGACGAGGTCATGGACGGCGCCGCCGACGCGCACCTGCCCTTCATCGAAGCGGCCGGCGACGCGATCGCCGAGGCCGAGATCGAGGGCAAGCCCACCTGGCGCGGCTGGATCCACGCCGGCACCGCCCCGCTCGCGCTCGTCGCCGGCATCGTGCTCGTGGTGCTCGCCAACGGCGCGACCGCGACCTGGTCCACCGCCGTCTTCGCGATGTCCGGCGTGCTGATGTTCGGCGTCTCCGCCGTCTACCACCGCTTCACCTGGTCCGAGCGCACGCGCGTGATGCTCAAGCGGTTCGACCACGCGAACATCTTCCTGCTCATCGCCGGCAGCTACACGCCCATCGCGCTGCTGACGCTGGCCTCCCCCGCCGACTGGATCCTGCTGACGGTCATCTGGAGCGGCGCGCTGCTCGGCATCGCCTTCCGCATCTTCTGGCTCTCCGCGCCGCGCTGGCTCTACGTGCCGATCTACCTCGCGCTCGGCTGGGCCGCCGTCGCGTTCCTCGGCGACATCTGGGCGGCCAACGCCGCGACGGCCGCGCTCGTGATCGCCGGAGGCCTCGCCTACACGGTCGGGGCGATCTTCTACGGCACGAAGAAGCCGAACCCGGTGCCCGGCCACTTCGGGTTCCACGAGCTCTTCCACATCTGCACGGTGATCGCGTTCTTCTGCCACTGGACCGCGATCCTGCTGGTGGCGCTCGCACCGCCGGCGTAG
- a CDS encoding BCCT family transporter encodes MADRPASALRSDWHPPTVWRQVRRPVFLPAVLIILALVVFAVVYSGTDGNAFVVLKDAITQGVGWWYVLAATGFVAFSLYCGISRIGNIRLGRDDEEPEFSTISWFTMLFSAGMGIGLVFYGVAEPLSHMMTPPGNAGVEAGTSASGRLAMDLTLYHWGLHAWAIYVVVGLGLAYMTFRRGRPLSIRWLLEPLLGRKRVEGWIGHAVDTVAIVGTLFGVATSLGFGVQQITSGLEFLGWIEGSPTFTIVLIASVTGLATISVVSGLDRGLKWLSNINMSLAALLAIFVLALGPTLVLIQAMVANAGSYASALPGLMLETWPLAGDTWAGDWTIFYWGWWMSWAPFVGMFIARISRGRTIRQFVFGVLLAPTIIGVAWFTIFGDSAILRQLAEGDMLVDGAVDANTSLFQLLDTFPFAAVTSVLAIIIIIFFFVTSSDSGSLVIDILATGGATVTPKLTRVMWSVLEGLVAAVLLLVGGSASLTALQTASIATAVPFSIIMVLACFALLRAFHYEVASTPRYMRAKIASSAAVEQPEPELPPHVGGHGRRDVATTFAGLPPATAEAAPEGGEFLVTLHEVSSAAVDVDADGVAVLDEDRVAQDPIAGEVFDTPEFAASHAGQMLEQEEAAAEQSDPQDPQDQRPIR; translated from the coding sequence ATGGCCGACCGACCCGCGTCCGCGCTTCGCAGCGACTGGCATCCGCCGACCGTCTGGCGGCAGGTGCGCCGACCGGTCTTCCTGCCGGCAGTGCTCATCATCCTCGCCCTGGTCGTCTTCGCCGTCGTCTACAGCGGCACCGACGGCAATGCCTTCGTGGTGCTCAAGGACGCCATCACCCAGGGCGTCGGCTGGTGGTACGTGCTCGCAGCCACGGGCTTCGTCGCCTTCTCGCTCTACTGCGGCATCTCCCGCATCGGCAACATCCGCCTCGGTCGCGACGACGAGGAGCCCGAGTTCTCCACGATCTCCTGGTTCACGATGCTCTTCAGCGCCGGCATGGGCATCGGCCTCGTCTTCTACGGGGTCGCCGAGCCGCTCTCGCACATGATGACGCCCCCCGGCAACGCGGGCGTCGAGGCGGGCACGAGCGCATCCGGCCGGCTGGCGATGGATCTGACGCTCTACCACTGGGGACTGCACGCGTGGGCGATCTACGTGGTCGTCGGTCTCGGACTCGCGTACATGACCTTCCGCCGCGGGCGGCCGCTGTCGATCCGCTGGCTGCTCGAGCCGCTGCTCGGTCGCAAGCGCGTCGAGGGCTGGATCGGTCACGCCGTCGACACGGTCGCGATCGTCGGCACGCTGTTCGGCGTCGCGACGTCGCTCGGCTTCGGTGTGCAGCAGATCACCTCGGGGCTCGAGTTCCTCGGCTGGATCGAAGGCTCGCCGACGTTCACGATCGTGCTGATCGCCTCGGTGACGGGCCTCGCGACGATCTCGGTCGTCTCCGGTCTCGACCGTGGCCTGAAGTGGCTCTCGAACATCAACATGTCGCTCGCCGCGCTGCTGGCGATCTTCGTGCTGGCGCTGGGGCCGACGCTGGTCCTGATCCAGGCCATGGTCGCGAACGCCGGCAGCTACGCCAGCGCGCTGCCGGGGCTCATGCTCGAGACGTGGCCGCTCGCCGGTGACACCTGGGCCGGTGACTGGACGATCTTCTACTGGGGCTGGTGGATGAGCTGGGCGCCGTTCGTCGGCATGTTCATCGCGCGCATCTCGCGCGGCCGCACGATCCGGCAGTTCGTCTTCGGCGTGCTGCTCGCGCCCACGATCATCGGCGTCGCCTGGTTCACGATCTTCGGCGACTCCGCGATCCTGCGGCAGCTGGCGGAGGGCGACATGCTGGTCGACGGGGCCGTCGACGCGAACACCTCGCTGTTCCAGCTGCTCGACACCTTCCCCTTCGCCGCAGTCACGAGCGTGCTGGCGATCATCATCATCATCTTCTTCTTCGTCACCTCCTCCGACTCGGGCTCGCTCGTGATCGACATCCTCGCGACCGGCGGCGCGACCGTGACGCCGAAGCTCACGCGCGTCATGTGGTCGGTGCTCGAGGGGCTCGTCGCTGCCGTGCTGCTGCTCGTCGGCGGCTCGGCGTCGCTCACGGCGCTCCAGACGGCGTCGATCGCCACGGCCGTGCCGTTCTCGATCATCATGGTGCTCGCCTGCTTCGCGCTGCTGCGGGCGTTCCACTACGAGGTCGCGTCCACGCCGCGCTACATGCGCGCGAAGATCGCGTCCTCCGCAGCGGTGGAGCAGCCCGAGCCCGAGCTGCCGCCGCACGTCGGCGGGCACGGACGCCGCGATGTCGCGACCACCTTCGCGGGGCTGCCGCCGGCCACGGCCGAGGCTGCGCCGGAGGGTGGCGAGTTCCTGGTCACGCTGCACGAGGTGTCGTCGGCGGCAGTGGATGTCGATGCCGACGGTGTCGCCGTGCTCGACGAGGACCGCGTCGCGCAGGACCCGATCGCGGGCGAGGTGTTCGACACCCCGGAGTTCGCCGCCTCGCACGCCGGGCAGATGCTGGAGCAGGAGGAGGCTGCGGCCGAGCAGTCGGATCCGCAGGACCCGCAGGACCAGCGCCCCATTCGCTGA